From the Candidatus Dormiibacterota bacterium genome, one window contains:
- a CDS encoding glycosyltransferase family A protein produces the protein MAVVSVIVPTRNSVRTLEGCLRSVRAQTYRDLELIVVDNHSLDGSAAIAERFADRIETWGPERSAQRNRGAELARGSYVLFVDSDMRLEPGVVSSCVATLEAGDAPAVIIPEVSVGQGFWAHCRALERSCYLGDDTIEAARFFRREVFRSVGGYDESLTGPEDWDLSARAAAGQRLPRAVAIILHDEGRLHLAEQLAKKWYYSGTARTYLRKHPRSLSQGNLLFRPAFFRNWRKLARHPLLTTGMFFLKGSELAAVAAGMLLRRSPSAPA, from the coding sequence ATGGCGGTTGTTTCGGTAATCGTCCCGACGCGGAATTCGGTGCGCACGCTGGAAGGATGTCTGCGCAGTGTCCGGGCGCAGACCTATCGAGACCTTGAGTTAATCGTGGTGGATAACCACTCGCTCGACGGCAGCGCGGCCATTGCTGAGCGGTTCGCGGATCGAATCGAAACTTGGGGTCCGGAGCGAAGCGCCCAGCGCAATCGAGGCGCCGAGCTTGCGAGGGGATCCTATGTGCTTTTCGTGGATTCGGACATGCGCCTCGAGCCAGGCGTCGTCTCCAGTTGTGTAGCCACGCTTGAGGCGGGCGATGCTCCAGCAGTCATCATTCCGGAAGTCTCGGTCGGGCAGGGATTCTGGGCTCACTGCCGTGCCCTGGAACGCAGTTGCTATCTCGGAGATGACACGATTGAAGCGGCGCGCTTTTTCCGACGAGAGGTGTTTCGGTCCGTCGGCGGATATGACGAGAGTCTGACCGGGCCCGAAGATTGGGATCTCAGCGCTCGCGCTGCGGCGGGACAGCGATTGCCTCGCGCGGTGGCCATCATCCTTCACGACGAAGGCCGACTTCACTTGGCCGAGCAGCTGGCCAAGAAATGGTATTACTCCGGTACGGCACGCACCTACTTGCGGAAGCATCCACGATCGCTTTCCCAGGGCAATCTGCTCTTCCGGCCCGCCTTCTTCCGGAACTGGAGGAAGCTCGCACGCCATCCTTTGTTAACCACCGGCATGTTCTTTTTGAAGGGTTCTGAGCTCGCTGCGGTGGCCGCAGGAATGCTCCTCAGGCGATCTCCGAGCGCTCCCGCTTAA
- a CDS encoding glycosyltransferase family 4 protein, translated as MRILILNWRCPRNPHAGGAEAFTFEVARRLVAEGDEVEWFSAAFPSAAADEELDGIRLVRKGRQWTVHWEAYRHYRHSISERFDAVIDEVNTVPFFTPLWCHIPRWMLIFQLAREVWWYESPFPLNALGYATEPQYLKFYRTTPVLTISNSTETDLRRMGFTGPITVLPVGVEPIEEPVRKKQSVPTFVYVGRLVPSKRIVDIVRAFAAFHEAAREGQLWLIGDGSESYVRRLKAEAAALKVIDNVEFFGRVSAGEKHQRMAAAHILLMASVREGWGLATTEAAACGTPSVVYDSPGLRDAVKDGETGRVVSASPGALANAMLQLWNDPSQYQRMAAAATESARRLSFDTTTALFRDAIGLASN; from the coding sequence GTGCGCATTCTCATTCTGAATTGGCGCTGTCCCCGAAACCCACATGCCGGCGGGGCTGAGGCGTTCACCTTTGAGGTCGCCAGGCGTTTAGTGGCTGAAGGTGATGAGGTCGAGTGGTTCAGCGCAGCATTTCCGTCCGCCGCCGCGGACGAGGAACTAGACGGCATTCGACTGGTCCGGAAGGGAAGGCAGTGGACGGTGCATTGGGAGGCCTACCGTCACTATCGACATTCCATCAGCGAGCGATTCGACGCGGTTATCGATGAAGTGAATACTGTGCCGTTTTTCACCCCTCTCTGGTGTCACATTCCGAGGTGGATGTTGATCTTCCAGCTTGCCCGGGAGGTCTGGTGGTACGAGAGCCCGTTTCCCCTAAATGCGCTCGGCTATGCCACGGAGCCGCAATACCTGAAGTTCTACCGGACAACGCCCGTATTGACGATTTCGAACTCGACCGAGACTGACTTGCGTCGCATGGGTTTCACCGGGCCAATTACCGTATTGCCCGTTGGCGTGGAGCCCATTGAGGAACCAGTTCGGAAGAAGCAGTCAGTACCGACATTTGTGTATGTTGGTCGGCTCGTTCCTTCGAAACGAATCGTTGATATTGTGCGCGCCTTCGCGGCTTTCCACGAGGCGGCTCGTGAGGGCCAGTTATGGCTGATCGGCGACGGCAGCGAATCGTATGTGCGGCGTTTGAAGGCGGAAGCGGCTGCTCTGAAGGTGATCGATAACGTCGAGTTCTTTGGCAGGGTCTCCGCTGGCGAGAAACACCAAAGAATGGCGGCGGCCCACATCCTCCTGATGGCCTCCGTTCGAGAGGGCTGGGGTCTGGCCACGACAGAGGCAGCGGCGTGCGGTACGCCGTCCGTTGTCTACGATTCCCCGGGTCTGCGCGATGCTGTCAAGGATGGAGAGACAGGCCGCGTCGTTTCGGCATCACCCGGCGCGCTCGCGAATGCGATGCTGCAGTTGTGGAACGATCCGTCGCAATACCAACGAATGGCGGCGGCCGCCACCGAGTCGGCCAGGCGGCTGTCGTTCGACACTACCACCGCGCTTTTCCGTGATGCGATCGGCCTAGCGAGCAACTAG
- a CDS encoding NAD-dependent epimerase/dehydratase family protein, protein MEWKGRRTLVTGGASFIGSHLVDRLVAKGADVKVVDNLSSGREEYLADHLAGGRITFVYADLLDPEVAEAATKGVSIVFHLAADHGGRGYVELHQAACASNLALDGRVFLACHKSGVEKVVYASSGCIYPNFRQRDPNEILYLTEDMAGPPFDADNMYGWAKLMGEMTLQAYVRDYGMKGVSCRYFTVYGERGKEDHAVIAMIARAFAKQNPFEVWGNGQQIRNWTYVSDIVDGTIRAAERVEDGSPINLGTMERTRVIEAVREVLRYTGHEAEILLRPEMPTGPMNRVADNSLAKELLDWRPSLPFVEGLHRTIDWYFRTKDRKTVDSRLELALTER, encoded by the coding sequence GTGGAATGGAAGGGGCGTCGAACGTTGGTCACAGGCGGAGCTTCATTCATCGGCTCTCACCTCGTGGATCGCCTGGTAGCCAAGGGTGCTGACGTTAAGGTCGTCGACAATCTAAGTTCCGGACGCGAAGAATACCTCGCCGACCATCTTGCAGGGGGACGTATTACGTTTGTTTACGCTGACCTGCTCGACCCTGAAGTTGCGGAAGCAGCAACAAAGGGGGTCAGCATCGTATTCCATCTTGCCGCGGACCATGGTGGACGCGGGTACGTGGAGCTACACCAGGCGGCCTGCGCATCGAACCTCGCGCTCGATGGGCGGGTGTTCCTGGCGTGTCACAAGTCAGGCGTGGAGAAAGTGGTGTACGCATCGTCTGGTTGTATCTATCCAAACTTTCGGCAGCGCGACCCGAATGAAATCCTCTATTTGACCGAGGACATGGCCGGGCCACCCTTCGACGCTGACAACATGTACGGATGGGCCAAGCTGATGGGCGAGATGACACTTCAGGCGTACGTGCGAGATTATGGGATGAAGGGTGTCTCGTGCCGCTATTTCACGGTTTACGGCGAGCGGGGGAAGGAGGATCATGCAGTCATAGCGATGATTGCGCGGGCTTTTGCCAAGCAGAACCCTTTTGAGGTCTGGGGCAACGGCCAGCAGATTCGGAACTGGACGTATGTCTCAGACATCGTCGATGGAACGATTCGGGCGGCGGAAAGAGTCGAGGACGGATCTCCAATCAATCTGGGCACCATGGAGCGCACCCGCGTAATCGAAGCAGTCCGAGAAGTTCTCCGCTACACCGGCCATGAGGCGGAGATTCTGCTCAGGCCGGAGATGCCAACCGGCCCCATGAACCGGGTGGCCGACAATAGCCTCGCCAAGGAGCTCTTAGACTGGCGCCCGAGCCTGCCGTTCGTTGAAGGTCTTCACCGAACGATCGATTGGTATTTCAGGACGAAGGATCGGAAGACGGTCGATTCTCGCCTTGAACTGGCGCTGACGGAACGATAG
- a CDS encoding FkbM family methyltransferase has translation MKNFGQSFEFPIFATAGLLTHLGLSWGLVEKLLYFWPFAALSFVAPWVLGRELLGKSRWALLVAIIFAGNTALLQVSTVGHTFLAVAEVLAPLVFASFIRSMRLRSLAWALVTGLLLALQSAYEFRIMYLTVLACLAYMIVLAVTQPIWKLVGHRAVLVGVSLITLAGCESYWTFALFTYHGDYGLNLPAGPWIAFMTLFHGLAAVDPFWTWGAPSWFQTVEFSPVFFLLPLLAFLPLVARRVSPEILWLGLVALGSAFLIKQTNAPFGEIYSWMFHHVPGWNMFREASKLYFLVVIPYSILIAFWLRHMVTLEKQRPIVRRAGVFIAVVCTAATGALALASLFPLATGQLGSTTRPTNEPASFSALRTILESDRDPGSVLWFGGPWTQARPGVPDLSVPERVPLGHAFSPGSATHPVVELLGARDALTVFCKDPSVAYCYLTDQLFQYLARRVGATYIVSPTGPHIGESPTGTASETLVLKLTTILGAPQQLGNHDDGLAVWTLPGNGSPVVQAPAVALIVGTAGETNDALPALQALDLPVIYQVDPSTPSLTVGNDKTVEVIPGADGRYDLKSSGLFYLMAQSRAAKLNVAIDTLKTSMQNELTPERLPQWSVYGPVAVSAGSHVLSPSDGVTLGPLIRASLLAKSVVSGTESSQSLATTFLNSEEVVASGSTTGPAWFELRRTIDVGWRVNNGLSHLPGDSLFNLFFVATSHGPQIFSFSTHPWERLGTGFTLLWAFGIAVLAYALARRRPTRPTRQPEPDSPGGIVAPNGILASGAQNLGVVGVLLVAAGAISYTLIWLGLPLPATGPFYVSIAMAALALSCLLYSVALALSRQPGNLQAREQAQRIGSPAVGAIIEFLVRHGLWGTTKTAWDRVQRASGNTARRRHHAETFYRQFVRDGDLCFDVGANVGNRTAVFLDLGAKVVAIEPQPSCAEALRKQYGRSGRLAVVPKAAGSRPGVGELMISPANALSSMSEDWLDTVKASGRFRAFQSHSWKESITVPITTLDEMIQEFGAPAFCKIDVEGYEAEVLKGLSRPIRVLSFEFAPEFISGTQECLGILTKLGPCEFNYSVGESLQLALANWVTAHELERILTTVRDNRTFGDVYVRFLELGFFR, from the coding sequence TTGAAGAACTTTGGCCAGTCCTTTGAGTTTCCAATTTTCGCCACAGCTGGTCTCTTAACACATCTCGGATTGTCATGGGGCTTGGTCGAGAAGCTGCTCTACTTCTGGCCCTTTGCTGCACTCAGCTTTGTGGCTCCGTGGGTGCTTGGCCGCGAGCTGCTCGGGAAGTCGCGGTGGGCGCTGCTCGTGGCGATCATTTTTGCCGGGAACACGGCCTTGTTGCAGGTCTCAACCGTCGGACACACTTTCCTTGCCGTGGCCGAGGTTCTGGCTCCGCTGGTCTTCGCAAGCTTCATCAGGTCGATGCGATTGCGATCGCTCGCGTGGGCACTGGTGACAGGCTTATTGCTTGCCCTCCAGTCGGCGTACGAGTTTCGCATCATGTACCTCACCGTCCTGGCTTGCCTTGCATACATGATCGTGCTTGCTGTTACCCAGCCGATCTGGAAGCTGGTGGGGCATCGCGCAGTGCTCGTAGGAGTGTCATTAATAACCCTCGCCGGTTGCGAGAGCTATTGGACCTTCGCGCTGTTCACGTATCACGGGGATTATGGACTCAACTTGCCTGCCGGGCCCTGGATTGCCTTCATGACGTTGTTCCATGGCCTGGCCGCCGTGGACCCGTTCTGGACCTGGGGAGCACCAAGTTGGTTCCAAACGGTGGAGTTTAGTCCCGTATTTTTTCTACTGCCTCTGCTTGCGTTTCTTCCCCTCGTCGCTCGCCGAGTCAGTCCCGAGATTCTGTGGCTTGGCCTGGTGGCATTGGGTTCGGCATTTCTCATCAAACAGACGAACGCACCCTTCGGTGAAATCTATAGCTGGATGTTTCACCACGTTCCGGGTTGGAACATGTTTCGAGAGGCCTCAAAGCTCTACTTCCTCGTGGTGATTCCATACTCCATCCTCATCGCCTTCTGGCTGAGGCACATGGTGACCCTTGAGAAGCAAAGGCCCATCGTACGGCGCGCGGGTGTTTTCATTGCCGTTGTATGCACCGCAGCCACCGGCGCTTTGGCGCTGGCGTCCCTATTTCCATTGGCAACTGGACAGTTAGGATCAACCACTCGACCGACAAATGAACCGGCCTCTTTCTCTGCTCTCCGGACAATCTTGGAAAGCGATCGCGACCCCGGGTCGGTCTTATGGTTCGGCGGCCCCTGGACCCAGGCACGGCCCGGCGTTCCAGACCTATCCGTGCCGGAGAGGGTCCCTTTGGGGCACGCGTTCTCCCCTGGGTCCGCGACTCATCCAGTCGTGGAGCTCTTAGGGGCTCGCGATGCGCTGACGGTGTTCTGTAAGGATCCGAGCGTGGCCTATTGTTACCTGACCGACCAACTTTTTCAATACCTTGCTCGTCGCGTAGGTGCGACCTACATTGTTAGCCCGACTGGGCCGCACATTGGAGAATCGCCGACGGGAACTGCATCGGAAACGTTGGTCTTAAAGCTAACCACAATACTTGGCGCGCCCCAGCAGTTAGGCAACCACGATGATGGGCTGGCTGTTTGGACCTTGCCTGGGAATGGTTCGCCAGTCGTTCAGGCTCCCGCAGTAGCTCTCATCGTGGGCACGGCTGGTGAGACCAATGACGCCCTGCCCGCGCTTCAGGCACTCGACCTTCCGGTCATCTATCAGGTCGATCCCTCGACGCCATCGCTCACAGTCGGCAACGACAAGACCGTTGAGGTCATTCCCGGTGCGGATGGCAGGTACGACCTGAAGTCTTCCGGTCTCTTCTATCTCATGGCACAGTCACGAGCGGCAAAACTGAACGTTGCGATTGACACGCTTAAGACATCGATGCAGAACGAGCTGACTCCCGAGCGGTTGCCTCAGTGGAGCGTTTACGGGCCCGTCGCCGTCAGTGCCGGGTCCCACGTCTTGAGTCCGTCTGACGGCGTCACTCTTGGCCCGCTGATCAGGGCGTCACTTCTTGCAAAGAGTGTTGTCTCGGGTACTGAATCAAGCCAAAGCCTTGCAACCACGTTCCTAAATTCTGAAGAAGTCGTCGCCTCCGGCTCGACCACGGGCCCAGCATGGTTCGAATTGAGGCGGACCATCGACGTAGGTTGGCGCGTGAACAACGGTCTCTCGCACTTGCCGGGGGACTCCCTGTTCAACTTGTTTTTCGTAGCGACATCGCACGGGCCCCAGATTTTCTCGTTCTCCACCCACCCGTGGGAACGCCTCGGGACTGGGTTTACGCTGCTGTGGGCGTTCGGCATAGCCGTATTGGCCTACGCCCTTGCTCGCCGACGTCCAACGAGACCTACTCGCCAACCGGAGCCTGACTCTCCCGGTGGGATCGTCGCACCTAATGGAATCCTCGCAAGCGGTGCTCAGAATTTGGGAGTTGTTGGCGTGCTTTTGGTCGCCGCAGGTGCCATTTCCTACACACTGATTTGGCTTGGCCTACCCTTGCCAGCGACTGGACCGTTCTACGTATCCATAGCGATGGCAGCGCTGGCATTATCTTGCCTCCTCTATTCAGTTGCCCTGGCCCTTTCGCGGCAGCCAGGCAACCTTCAGGCAAGGGAGCAAGCTCAGCGCATTGGCTCGCCTGCGGTAGGGGCGATTATCGAATTTCTTGTACGGCACGGTCTCTGGGGTACAACGAAAACGGCCTGGGATCGAGTTCAACGAGCGAGTGGCAACACCGCCCGGCGCCGCCACCATGCTGAGACCTTTTACAGGCAGTTTGTGCGCGACGGCGACCTGTGTTTCGACGTAGGCGCGAATGTCGGAAACCGAACCGCTGTCTTCTTGGATCTCGGCGCAAAGGTGGTCGCGATTGAGCCCCAGCCGTCATGTGCTGAAGCGCTTAGAAAGCAGTACGGCCGAAGTGGCCGCCTAGCTGTTGTTCCTAAGGCCGCTGGAAGTCGGCCGGGGGTGGGCGAACTGATGATTAGCCCCGCGAATGCCCTTTCCTCTATGTCCGAGGACTGGCTCGACACAGTCAAGGCAAGTGGAAGATTTCGGGCGTTTCAGAGCCACAGCTGGAAAGAATCTATAACCGTGCCGATCACCACTCTTGATGAAATGATTCAGGAATTCGGCGCTCCAGCGTTCTGCAAGATTGATGTAGAGGGCTACGAAGCCGAGGTCCTGAAGGGGCTGTCGCGCCCCATCCGAGTTCTGTCTTTTGAGTTCGCACCCGAATTCATCAGTGGCACACAAGAGTGCCTGGGAATACTGACAAAATTGGGTCCCTGCGAGTTCAACTATTCGGTCGGTGAGTCGCTGCAATTGGCGCTCGCAAACTGGGTCACCGCCCACGAACTCGAACGGATTCTCACCACCGTGCGCGACAATAGGACTTTTGGCGATGTTTACGTTCGGTTCCTGGAGCTCGGCTTTTTCAGATAG
- a CDS encoding class I SAM-dependent methyltransferase, with protein sequence MSGTEAASEEMQHSHQRTFYNREYSEYRAYRLEHWESVYVNRVTSMWGNGGPPGFYLDVGAGGSGYTVIESARRGAIAVGCDISLSGMKSARRFADGEGVGERCLFIVCDGERLPFADEAFAATAAIAVLEHVPDDLKAISEIARVTREAGHVFLAVPNALDRMPLLLRGLYARHDRRIGHLRHYSAKDLTTMCRGVGLRASRVVYSAHWAKVWQLLLHLAANRLHLDDTRLWWWLERFDARAASSDSGMHLNTWLERV encoded by the coding sequence TTGTCGGGCACCGAAGCCGCGAGTGAGGAGATGCAACACTCTCACCAGCGCACCTTCTACAACCGGGAGTACAGCGAGTATCGAGCTTATCGCTTGGAACACTGGGAGTCCGTCTATGTGAACCGAGTCACAAGTATGTGGGGCAATGGAGGACCACCCGGTTTCTACCTGGATGTAGGCGCTGGCGGGTCGGGCTATACCGTGATAGAGAGCGCCCGCAGGGGCGCGATTGCGGTGGGTTGCGACATATCGCTGAGTGGTATGAAGTCGGCTCGGCGGTTCGCCGATGGTGAGGGCGTTGGTGAGCGCTGCCTCTTTATTGTCTGCGACGGCGAGAGGCTGCCATTTGCCGATGAGGCTTTCGCAGCGACGGCCGCAATCGCCGTGCTCGAGCACGTACCCGATGATCTCAAGGCCATTTCGGAGATCGCGCGCGTAACGCGCGAGGCTGGCCACGTGTTTCTGGCAGTACCTAATGCGCTCGATCGGATGCCCCTGCTCCTTCGAGGTCTGTACGCGCGCCATGATCGGCGGATCGGCCACCTGCGTCACTACTCGGCAAAAGATCTAACGACAATGTGCCGGGGTGTGGGGTTGCGGGCGTCCAGGGTCGTTTACTCAGCCCATTGGGCCAAGGTCTGGCAGCTGCTTTTGCATCTGGCCGCGAACAGGCTGCACCTCGACGACACGCGGCTCTGGTGGTGGCTCGAGCGATTCGATGCGAGGGCGGCATCCTCTGATAGTGGCATGCACCTAAACACCTGGCTAGAACGCGTTTAG
- a CDS encoding glycosyltransferase, with amino-acid sequence MSEQIVSARVERDGRQPRTPQLIVRHGANFERVTRIPLDRADPYRIAFLGHLLEKQGVQALIQALPKVQARVPRAALMIVGDGPYAGTLRELSKKLGLETTIEFTGAIEDHRLVESRLTGCALAVAPYVPDLLNFTQYADPGKIRTYLACGLPVVLTGVPPIASLVESRGAGRVVEYDIDALADAIADYLSDRPALELARAAATQLGSEFEWRRIFSDAWTRTQRNGMAVAGAER; translated from the coding sequence GTGTCCGAACAGATCGTCTCCGCTCGTGTTGAGCGCGACGGTCGCCAGCCGCGGACCCCGCAACTGATTGTCCGCCACGGGGCAAACTTCGAGCGGGTCACGCGCATCCCACTCGATCGGGCAGACCCGTACAGGATTGCCTTCCTCGGCCACCTACTGGAAAAGCAGGGGGTTCAGGCCCTGATCCAAGCGCTTCCGAAGGTTCAGGCACGAGTTCCGCGGGCAGCTCTCATGATCGTTGGTGACGGCCCCTACGCCGGCACCTTACGGGAGCTCTCGAAAAAGCTCGGCCTGGAAACGACGATTGAGTTCACTGGAGCCATCGAGGATCACCGATTGGTCGAGTCACGGCTGACAGGCTGCGCCCTCGCCGTGGCGCCATATGTGCCGGATCTGCTCAACTTCACTCAATACGCCGACCCGGGCAAAATCAGGACGTACCTTGCGTGCGGTCTACCAGTCGTTCTCACCGGCGTCCCGCCAATAGCATCACTAGTCGAAAGCCGAGGGGCCGGCCGCGTCGTCGAGTACGACATTGACGCCCTGGCGGACGCCATCGCTGACTATCTCAGTGACCGCCCGGCGCTCGAACTCGCCCGAGCTGCAGCGACGCAACTGGGCTCCGAATTCGAATGGCGGCGGATTTTCTCAGACGCATGGACTCGAACGCAACGGAACGGAATGGCCGTCGCAGGGGCCGAACGTTAG
- a CDS encoding glycosyltransferase, protein MTVPSGNELTKPGTRLSVIVPAYREGKRIAQNLRRLLGELDGLGITYEVIVVSDGNTDDTVLEAESVVSSHIKVVQYNVNMGKGYALRCGVSRSSGELISFIDADMELDPRYVKAFLAVMDGFDCDAVIGSKRHPMSNVHYPFFRRFQSSIYQLLIRTLFQLKLRDTQTGLKLFKRKVLEEVVPLLAIKRFAFDLELLVVARSLGYRKVMEAPVDLDYHFDSTVSPGAVFNVLWDTAAIFYRLRILRYYARHRAR, encoded by the coding sequence TTGACTGTTCCGTCAGGGAATGAGCTGACCAAGCCCGGCACCCGCCTGTCGGTCATCGTGCCTGCCTATCGTGAGGGAAAGCGCATCGCCCAGAACCTCCGGCGGCTGCTGGGCGAACTTGACGGGTTGGGAATCACCTATGAAGTGATCGTTGTCTCAGACGGCAATACCGATGACACCGTCCTCGAAGCGGAGAGCGTTGTTTCGTCGCACATCAAGGTGGTCCAGTACAACGTCAACATGGGCAAAGGCTACGCGCTGCGGTGCGGAGTCAGCCGCTCCAGCGGCGAGCTCATCAGTTTTATCGATGCCGACATGGAGCTCGATCCTCGCTACGTCAAGGCGTTTCTGGCCGTGATGGACGGATTCGACTGCGACGCCGTTATCGGGTCGAAGCGGCATCCGATGTCTAACGTTCACTATCCGTTTTTCCGTCGATTTCAAAGCTCGATCTACCAGCTTCTGATCCGCACCCTTTTCCAGTTGAAGCTCCGCGACACACAAACCGGCCTCAAGCTCTTTAAGCGCAAAGTCCTCGAAGAGGTGGTTCCCCTCCTCGCCATCAAGCGGTTCGCGTTTGATTTGGAGCTGTTGGTGGTTGCGCGGAGCCTCGGGTACAGGAAGGTTATGGAGGCCCCGGTCGACCTCGACTATCACTTCGATAGCACCGTCAGTCCTGGGGCAGTCTTCAATGTCCTATGGGACACGGCCGCCATCTTTTACAGGCTCCGGATTCTCCGCTATTACGCTCGACACCGGGCACGATGA